GCGAATTTGTTGAACTGGCGTTCGCGGAAGTCGGCAGGCATATCGCGTGGAAAGGCGAGGGCGCCGACGAAACAGGCGTGGATGCCGTAAACGGTAAAGTCCTTGTCCGAATCGACCCGCGCTATTTCCGGCCGACAGAGGTTGACGTTCTTTTGGGTGATCCGAGCAAGGCCCATCAGAAACTCGGCTGGCGGCATACGACTCAGTTCCCTGAACTGGTGGCCGAAATGGTCGCTGCCGATCTCAAGACGGTAGCCAGGGAAGCCAGCCGGATCGGGCGGCATGACTGAGCTTCAACCTGCTTGAGTTTTGTAAAACTCAGGTATTGTGGGGCTGGCAGCCAGCGGACATGGCATTCCCCTGCGGGCGTCGCGCCTGTTCATAACCAGATAGGTTCAGTATTTGGCGTTCGTTGAACATAGCAACGCTCCAGTGGAAGCGCCTGTTGCGCTGATTACCGGGATTACCGGCCAGGATGGCGGCTATCTCGCCGAGTTGCTGCTCGGCAAGGGATATATCGTCCATGGGCTAGCGCGCGCGCCGGCGCGGCTGGACCGGGCGAGGTTTTCCCGTTTCGGGGAGTTGCGCGGCCGGCTTCACCTTCACGTTTGTGACCTGCGGGACGGCGATACGCTTGAGAATGTGTTGCGTGTAGTGCGGCCGAACGAGATCTACAATCTCGCCGCGCAGACGCATGTTCAGACAAGCCTGGAAGATCCAGCCTATACGACCGACGTGAATGCAGCGGGCACCGTGCGGCTGCTCGAGATTTTGGTGAAATTGGGCCACGAGCGGCACAGCAGGTTCTTTCAGGCGTGCAGCTCGGAAATATTCGGCGATGCGCGGGGTGTTCCTCAAAACGAGAAGACGCCGCTCCATCCTCTCAATCCCTATGCGGCGTCCAAGCGGGCTGCATTCGAAGCGGCGGTCCATTTTCGCAATGCTACCGGCGTCTTTGCGTCGAATGGCATTCTGTTCAATCACGAAAGTCCCTATCGAAGTCCGTCTTTCGTAACGCGCAAGATATCGCTTGCCGTTGCGGCGAGCCAACGAGGGGAGAAAACCCCTCTGAGTTTAGGCAATCTCGATGCGCGCCGTGACTGGGGGCATGCCGGCGACTACGTTCGTGCCATGTGGCTGATGCTGCAGCGGGAGAAGCCGGACGACTTTGTTCTCGCGACCGGCGAGACTCATTCGGTAAGGGAATTTGTAGAGCTCGCTTTCGGGGTCATCGGCAGCCGGATCATATGGGAAGGATCGGGAGTGAGGGAGCGAGGCGTTGATGCCGCGAGTGGCCAGGTGCTTGTCGAAATCGATCCGGCCTTCTTCCGCGCCGCCGATGCCGGCATGACCCTTGGCGATGCATCCAAGGCAAGAGCCGAACTGGGCTGGCGCCCGGAAGTGGGCTTCGAAAATCTGGTGAGGGAAATGGTGATGGCGGATATCGAACGAATGGCTGCTCCGTCCGAAGCCGAGGCCAGGGTTGCGTCCGATTGACGCGGCCTGTCCATTAATTGCCTCCACTTTGGAACTCCTGTTCACTGCTTGTGTTTTCACAAGAGCTTGTATGCGGGGCGGATACAATCACGATCTATGGTGACAAAAGCCTGTCGTAAATGCGGGCCCCCGAGGCATTGGACCGAGGTGAACCCGTCAAGATACCGCCATGCTGCGGTAGTAGTAGCAAGCTGCCGCCGTCCGTTAACCTCACTATGCTTTGTGCGGATGCGAAGGGTCCTGTTATGCGCTATCGTTGGTACACACCGCGACTTGGAGAGACCGCTCAATGAGAGGGTTTGGCGACCAGACAGACGACGAGATCGTCCTCGCCGCACCGGGTGTAACAGGTGACGTCGCAGCGGCCGCGCGCAGCAGCAGAGAGGCTTATCCGGCCTCAGGCGACTTCCTCAAAGACCAGCCCCTTATCTCCAAGCAGGTGATTTCGGATATCACCATGTGTGCCGATGGCGTCATCATCTTTGTCGCCGCTCTGATTGCTAAATGGGCCTATATCGGCCAGTTCCTCGACCTTACGAGAAATTCAACCCCCTACGCGGTCATCGGCGGGGTGGGCGCGGTCCTTGCCGTTGCGATGCTGAAGTATCAGGGGATTTATCAGTTCAACGCATTGAGCAATGGGCGAGGCCAGAAGAGGCGGATACTGATAGGCCTCTTCGTCACAGCCTTGTTGCTCGTTGGTATCGGCTATCTCTTGAAAATTTCGGAACAATATTCCCGCGGCTGGTTTGTCGCGTGGTTCGGCCTATCCACGGTACTTGTTCTGTCGCTTCATTTTGCCGGTTCGCGCTTCCTCCAATGGCTGGTGGCCCTCGGCTCCTTCGCGCGGAACGTTGTTATTTATGGCAGCGGCGAAATCGCGGAAAGCGTCATACGCGGTATCGGTACGTCCTCCATGAACCTTCGCGTGATAGGCGTCTTTGACGACCTGCCACCGGACCAGATTCCCCGCGTTCCCGTGCGCGGTGGTCTGTCGGATTTGATCGTTTTCGGTCAGAAGCACAGGATCGACGAGGTTCTGATTGCCATGCCGCTGACGAGTGAGCTGCGAATTGCCAATTTGGTGGAACAGCTTTCCTTGTTGCCTACCGACATCAGGATTTGTCCGAGCGCTGCGGCATTCCGCATTCCGCCCAAGGGATTGCTCAACTATCAAGGGCTGGCGGTGCTCGAGCTGGAGCGGCGTCCGATGGATGGCTGGGCTCCCATCATCAAGAGCATTGAGGATCGCGTGCTTGCGGCGTTGCTGCTGATAGGCTTTGCGCCGCTGCTTCTTCTCGTTGCCGCCGCAGTAAAGCTCGACAGCCGGGGGCCGGTAATATTCAAGCAGAAGCGCCACGGGTTTAACCACGAGGTTTTCAACCTTTACAAGTTCCGGACAATGTATGTTGCGGAAGGTAGTGGCCGCGTCGTTCAGGCAACGCGTAACGATCCGCGCGTAACCCGTGTCGGACGGTTTCTGCGCAAGACGAGCCTCGATGAGCTGCCGCAGCTTTTCAACGTGCTCATCGGCGAAATGTCGCTGGTAGGACCGAGGCCGCATGCCATCGCGCACAATGAGTACTACTCGGCAGTTCTCGATCGTTATGCGAACCGCCACAAGGTGAAGCCCGGCATGACGGGTTGGGCGCAGGTCAAAGGCTATCGAGGCGAAACCGATACGCCCGAAAAGATGCGCCGCAGAGTCGAGCATGATCTCTACTACATCGAAAACTGGTCGGTGTGGCTTGATCTGAAGATCATCATAATGACGCCGTTCTACGGCTTCATCGGCAAAAACGCCTTCTAGGCTTCGGCGGCGTGTGCGTTCACGTTATTTGCGGGTCAATTCGTCGAGGACCGGCCGGAACTTGGGCGCTATATCCGGCCGCGACAGGGCAAGCGCCACATTGGCGGCGAGATAGCCGATCTTGTCGCCGCAATCATAGGTGGTGCCTTCGAAGCGGTAGGAGAAGAAATCCTGCTCGCCCATCAACGCAATCATCGCATCCGTCAGCTGAATCTCGCCGCCTGCGCCCGGCTTCTGCACGGCCAGCTTTGAAAAAACCTCCGGCTGCAGAATGTAGCGGCCGGAAATGATCAAGTTGGATGGCGCGTCCTCAACTTTCGGTTTTTCGACCATGCCGGTAACCCGATGCGTTTCATTACCGAGGTTTTCCGCGAGAGCGACTACGCCGTAGCGGTTGACGTGCTCATGGGGCACTTCTTCAACCGCGATCACATTTCCTCCATGAGCTTCGTAAACATCGACCATCTGGGCAAAGCAGCCACGGGCGCCATGGATCAGCATGTCGGGGAGGGCGAGAGCAAACGGCTCATCACCAATGATGTCACGTGCGCACCATACTGCATGGCCGAGCCCGAGCGGCTCTTGCTGGCGAACGAAGCTTGCTGTTCCGGCAGCAGGGCGGCTTTCTTGCAGCATTTCGAATTCTGCTTTCTTGCCGCGCGCCTTAAGCGTGGCCTCAAGTTCGTAAGCGAGATCGAAGTGATCCTCGATGGCGCCCTTGCCGCGTCCTGTCACAAATACAAAATGTTCGATACCCGCCTCGATCGCCTCTTCCACGGCATATTGAATGACCGGCTTGTCGACGACGGTCATCATTTCCTTTGGAATGACTTTGGTCGCCGGCAGAAAGCGGGTGCCGAGGCCGGCAACGGGAAAGACGACCTTGCGGATCTTGCGGGGGGAAGTGGTCATTTTGAAAGGTGCCCTGGCAGGTTCTCGTGAGATAACTCGCGACATCGATTCTGGTTTCGCATTTATCCCGGCTGCCCGCAAGTTACGCGGCTGAGGCTTGGATGCGTTAACCTAGAGGTGAAGCAGGATGAAATTTTCTCGCAAATCCACTATCCTGAAGCCTTGATGCCCGGGGGGCGCCTCGGGCGGTTCGATTGCAGCCTCATTTAAACGGGACGGGCGAGCGCATGATCTATCCGGTCATTCTGTCAGGCGGCGTCGGGTCGCGGCTTTGGCCGACGTCCCGTGCGCTTTACCCCAAACAGCTCCTCCCTCTCGTTTCCGAGCGCGCCATGCTGCTCGAAACGGCGTTGCGTGTCGTGGAGGATGCGCATTTCTCCGCGCCGATTATCGTCTCGAACGATGAACATCGTTTCATCATCGCGCAGCAGATGAGAGAAGCAGGTATCACGCCCTTCGCGCATATTCTCGAATCCCAAGGCCGGAACACGGCACCGGCTGCCGCTGCTGCTGCCGCCTTTGTGCAGGCGCGGGATCCGAAGGGCATCCTGCTTGTTCTGCCCGCCGATCATCACATCGCCGACGTTGCAGCCTTCCGTCGCGCAATCGCTCAGGGGGAAGCGCTCGCGGAAGCCGGAAAGCTCGTTACGTTCGGCGTCCTGCCGTCCGCGCCGGAGACTGGATACGGATATGTGAAGCGGGGACAGCCGCTTCCAGGCGGTGAGGCTTTCGCCGTCGAGCGGTTCGTTGAGAAGCCGGATCGGGCCAAGGCCGAAGCTTATCTCGCCGAAGGCGGCTATGACTGGAACGCCGGTATTTTCATGTTCCGTGTGGATCGCATTCTGGATGAAATGCGCGCCCATTGTCCCGAGATCGCGACCTGCGCCGCGGAAGCCGTGGTGAAAGGAGTGCTCGACCTCGACTTTCTCCGGCTCGATCCCCAGGCATTTAATGCCTGTCCCTCCGACTCCATCGACTATGCGGTGATGGAACATACATCGGAGGCCGCCGTCGTGCCGGTCGATATGGGCTGGAGCGATATCGGCTCGTGGTCGGCGCTGTGGGAAATTGGCGAAAAGGATGAGGGCGGCAATGTGCTCGCCGGCGACGTTATCGCGGTGAATACGCGCGACTCTTATATCCGGGCGGAATCGGGCCTTGTGGCCACGATCGGCGTCGACAATCTGGTTATCGTGGAAACTGGCGATGTTCTTCTCGTCGCTTCGCGGGACCATGTGCAGGATGTGAAGAAAGTGGTCGAGCGTATCGCTGCTGCCGGACGGATGGAGCACAAGGCGCATAACCGCGTTCACCGGCCATGGGGCTATTACGAGGCGCTGAATGCGGGCGAGCGTCACCAGGTGAAGCATCTGATGGTTCATCCGGGAGCGGCCCTTTCACTGCAGATGCATCATCACCGTGCGGAACACTGGGTGGTGGTGAAAGGACGAGCGCAGGTCACTGTCGGGGAAACCGTGAAAGTCCTCGAAGAAAATGAGTCCGTCTATATTCCGGTCGGCACTACCCACCGTCTCGCCAACCCCGGCGACGAACCGCTCAGCATCATCGAGGTTCAGTCCGGGTCTTATCTGGGTGAGGACGACATCGTCCGCTTTGACGATGTTTATGGGCGCGATGTGAAGAAGCCGGCTGCCGAATAGTCTCTACCGCGCTGCATATTGCTGTCGATTGGAACCAAAGCGGTTTTTGTTCTTGCGAGATTAGGTCCGTAACGGTTGCGTTTTACGGTAACCGAAAGGTTTTTTTACATCGCTTCGATGCAGGTTATTCCCTGCGATCGATGGCGGTGAAAATCAGGCTCTCCGAATACGAAGTCAGCTTGCTTTGCCCGCACGTTGCTCACTCGCTGTGAGAAGGGAGCGGCCGGTCGCAAACGGCTTTGTACGACAGGAGAGACAAGTGACACTCACCAACTCAAACGCATCAACCATAGCGGCGCCCGGTCTTTCTCCGAAAGGCGAAAGCAGACAGCCCGCTCGCGCGGACGCGCCTGTCCGTCTTCTGAGGGCGGGCAATGAAGATATAACGATCGGCGAGAACAGCATCCTTGAGGGCTCATTCGACACGCAAGGCTCCATGTTCGTCGATGGCGCCGCGATAAACGCGGATTTGCGGGCGGCGCAACTTTC
Above is a window of Parvibaculum lavamentivorans DS-1 DNA encoding:
- the gmd gene encoding GDP-mannose 4,6-dehydratase — translated: MEAPVALITGITGQDGGYLAELLLGKGYIVHGLARAPARLDRARFSRFGELRGRLHLHVCDLRDGDTLENVLRVVRPNEIYNLAAQTHVQTSLEDPAYTTDVNAAGTVRLLEILVKLGHERHSRFFQACSSEIFGDARGVPQNEKTPLHPLNPYAASKRAAFEAAVHFRNATGVFASNGILFNHESPYRSPSFVTRKISLAVAASQRGEKTPLSLGNLDARRDWGHAGDYVRAMWLMLQREKPDDFVLATGETHSVREFVELAFGVIGSRIIWEGSGVRERGVDAASGQVLVEIDPAFFRAADAGMTLGDASKARAELGWRPEVGFENLVREMVMADIERMAAPSEAEARVASD
- a CDS encoding mannose-1-phosphate guanylyltransferase/mannose-6-phosphate isomerase → MIYPVILSGGVGSRLWPTSRALYPKQLLPLVSERAMLLETALRVVEDAHFSAPIIVSNDEHRFIIAQQMREAGITPFAHILESQGRNTAPAAAAAAAFVQARDPKGILLVLPADHHIADVAAFRRAIAQGEALAEAGKLVTFGVLPSAPETGYGYVKRGQPLPGGEAFAVERFVEKPDRAKAEAYLAEGGYDWNAGIFMFRVDRILDEMRAHCPEIATCAAEAVVKGVLDLDFLRLDPQAFNACPSDSIDYAVMEHTSEAAVVPVDMGWSDIGSWSALWEIGEKDEGGNVLAGDVIAVNTRDSYIRAESGLVATIGVDNLVIVETGDVLLVASRDHVQDVKKVVERIAAAGRMEHKAHNRVHRPWGYYEALNAGERHQVKHLMVHPGAALSLQMHHHRAEHWVVVKGRAQVTVGETVKVLEENESVYIPVGTTHRLANPGDEPLSIIEVQSGSYLGEDDIVRFDDVYGRDVKKPAAE
- the galU gene encoding UTP--glucose-1-phosphate uridylyltransferase GalU, producing MTTSPRKIRKVVFPVAGLGTRFLPATKVIPKEMMTVVDKPVIQYAVEEAIEAGIEHFVFVTGRGKGAIEDHFDLAYELEATLKARGKKAEFEMLQESRPAAGTASFVRQQEPLGLGHAVWCARDIIGDEPFALALPDMLIHGARGCFAQMVDVYEAHGGNVIAVEEVPHEHVNRYGVVALAENLGNETHRVTGMVEKPKVEDAPSNLIISGRYILQPEVFSKLAVQKPGAGGEIQLTDAMIALMGEQDFFSYRFEGTTYDCGDKIGYLAANVALALSRPDIAPKFRPVLDELTRK
- a CDS encoding undecaprenyl-phosphate glucose phosphotransferase, with protein sequence MRGFGDQTDDEIVLAAPGVTGDVAAAARSSREAYPASGDFLKDQPLISKQVISDITMCADGVIIFVAALIAKWAYIGQFLDLTRNSTPYAVIGGVGAVLAVAMLKYQGIYQFNALSNGRGQKRRILIGLFVTALLLVGIGYLLKISEQYSRGWFVAWFGLSTVLVLSLHFAGSRFLQWLVALGSFARNVVIYGSGEIAESVIRGIGTSSMNLRVIGVFDDLPPDQIPRVPVRGGLSDLIVFGQKHRIDEVLIAMPLTSELRIANLVEQLSLLPTDIRICPSAAAFRIPPKGLLNYQGLAVLELERRPMDGWAPIIKSIEDRVLAALLLIGFAPLLLLVAAAVKLDSRGPVIFKQKRHGFNHEVFNLYKFRTMYVAEGSGRVVQATRNDPRVTRVGRFLRKTSLDELPQLFNVLIGEMSLVGPRPHAIAHNEYYSAVLDRYANRHKVKPGMTGWAQVKGYRGETDTPEKMRRRVEHDLYYIENWSVWLDLKIIIMTPFYGFIGKNAF